The following proteins are co-located in the Salvelinus namaycush isolate Seneca chromosome 31, SaNama_1.0, whole genome shotgun sequence genome:
- the LOC120025726 gene encoding ankyrin repeat and LEM domain-containing protein 2-like isoform X2, which yields MEEVMSRLQTLNPDQLRQEIIRAGLKCGPLTNTTRAIFERKLARSLLERQGGDGGVSGGGSSSNAESNRPLTDTVEADHTLELKSPAEECKETEELNEPESPLVYYGVCPHWEESVVTDDKVHVYVDRKKALRAMMTMKESRFKSFSTREEAEKFSKGINEHNPAVASTTAPDGPQGVLQPVVHTGSPTASGTSPVNLERANEFRSPRTQDLTAKLRKAVEKGDKEAFSKLVWANPRYLIGSGDNPTIVHEGCHYNVLHVAAKENQSGMVQLLLDILESPDFMRLMYPDDQEAMLHQRIRYLVDLYLNTPDKASNETPLHFACKFGCPDVVNVLCSHPATDKHRQNKYNQKPSTVICERKNKTPDIKKKIKEYLEERCYVPLLRDTDNSFQPVIGLPWSPSPLEVDFHSLGSGVAGSPIDPVMTVRAYVGPLSPSKADEFHRLWRTPPRDRAEYFHRILKSDPDRGAERVGREIAHGMGHPWAEYWDFLQSFTDLSTEEGLKRLEEYLDRKDRSELPREEYGRTEETGGGFKTSTPSKEEQKNHQSNALSNHILNDKNSAPVENSSQSPVCNLLPEFEKASLKVASGTVEDPEKACLAPSVPWREGLDLGDGSFWRTWERSQGKRQAEELSNPSSEEYLTADEGSDSEGPDGPRDGGNRRRDSGSSSASYKSTEGDTAKDTILMTVTPTRRRQELFMDGEFPTKLDSEVLSAMNNMEIDLERYPCITKWKNTILAYPSSQRLRWLMLLFCISSWPSPKRRSLTGTPNCSPSRLSFHSPGPNTQSCYTQTILCRTLFHSPT from the exons ATGGAGGAAGTAATGAGCAGGCTGCAGACCCTGAACCCAGATCAGCTACGACAGGAGATTATCAGGGCAGGGCTGAAGTGTGGCCCCCTTACCAACACTACAAGAGCCATCTTTGAGAGGAAGCTGGCCAGATCCCTCctggagaggcagggaggggatggaggggtgtCTGGTGGAGGTAGCTCTTCCAATGCAGAGTCTAATAGACCCTTAACAGATACAGTAGAAGCAGACCACACCCTGGAACTCAAATCACCAGCAGAGGAGTGCAAAGAGACAGAGGAATTGAATGAACCAGAATCTCCCCTTGTTTACTATGGTGTATGTCCTCATTGGGAGGAGTCAGTGGTCACTGATG ACAAAGTCCATGTATATGTGGACAGGAAGAAAGCTTTGAGAGCCATGATGACAATGAAAGAGTCCAGGTTTAAGTCCTTCTCAACACGAGAGGAAGCTGAGAAATTCTCAAAAGGCATCAATGAACATAACCCAGCTGTAGCCAGCACAACTGCACCAGACGGGCCCCAGGGAGTGCTGCAACCTGTAGTCCACACAG GAAGCCCTACCGCATCAGGGACTTCACCTGTGAACCTGGAGAGGGCTAATGAATTCCGCAGCCCCCGCACCCAGGACCTGACAGCCAAGCTGAGAAAGGCAGTGGAGAAGGGGGACAAGGAAGCCTTCAGCAAACTGGTCTGGGCCAACCCACGCTACCTTATCGGATCTGGAGACAACCCCACCATCGTGCAT GAAGGATGCCATTATAACGTCCTGCATGTGGCGGCCAAAGAGAACCAGTCAGGGATGGTCCAGCTCCTCCTGGACATCCTGGAGAGCCCAGACTTCATGAGACTCATGTATCCCGATGACCAGGAGGCCATGTTACACCAACGCATCCGCTACCTCGTTGACCTGTACCTCAACACACCTGACAAAGCA AGCAATGAAACTCCTCTTCACTTTGCCTGTAAGTTTGGCTGTCCAGACGTGGTCAACGTGCTGTGTTCTCATCCGGCCACTGATAAACACAGGCAGAACAAGTACAACCAGAAGCCCTCTACT GTGATATGTGAGAGGAAAAACAAAACCCCTGACATAAAGAAGAAGATCAAGGAATATTTGGAGG AACGGTGCTATGTTCCCTTGCTGAGGGATACAGACAACAGCTTCCAGCCTGTGATTGGTTTGCCATGGTCTCCAAGCCCACTGGAGGTGGATTTTCATTCGCTGGGATCAGGAGTGGCTGGGAGTCCCATAGACCCAGTCATGACTGTGAGAGCGTATGTGGGTCCCCTTAGTCCTTCAAAG GCAGATGAGTTCCATAGACTATGGAGAACTCCACCCAGGGATCGAGCAGAGTATTTCCACCGAATTCTCAAATCCGACCCTGACAGGGGTGCAGAGCGTGTGGGGAG GGAGATTGCACATGGCATGGGGCATCCTTGGGCAGAGTACTGGGACTTCCTTCAGAGCTTCACTGAcctgtctacagaggagggactGAAGAGGCTGGAAGAGTATCTGGATAGGAAGGACCGAAGTGAGCTTCCCCGAGAAGAATatgggaggacagaggagaccgGTGGTGGATTTAAAACATCAACACCCTCCAAAG AGGAGCAGAAAAACCACCAGAGCAATGCCCTGTCTAACCACATCCTGAATGACAAGAACTCAGCACCAGTGGAGAACAGTTCCCAGTCACCTGTGTGTAACCTCCTGCCAGAGTTTGAGAAAGCCAGTCTAAAGGTAGCCTCTGGCACTGTGGAGGACCCAGAGAAGGCATGTCTGGCTCCCTCTGTACCTTGGAGAGAAGGCCTGGACCTGGGGGACGGTAGCTTCTGGAGGACTTGGGAGAGGAGTCAGGGGAAGAGGCAGGCGGAGGAGCTCTCTAACCCTAGCTCTGAGGAGTATCTGACTGCAGATGAGGGCTCAGACTCAGAGGGCCCAGATGGTCCCAGAGATGGGGGAAACAGGAGGAGAGACTCAGGATCCTCTAGCGCATCTTACAAATCAACGGAAGGAGACACCGCTAAAGACACAATTCTGATGACGGTCACCCCTACAAGACGAAGACAGGAACTGTTTATGGATGG GGAATTTCCCACCAAGTTGGACAGTGAGGTCCTGTCTGCAATGAATAACATGGAGATCGACCTTGAGAGATACCCCTGCATTACTAAGTGGAAGAACACCATTCTGGCCTATCCCTCTTCACAAAGGTTAAG GTGGTTAATGCTGCTGTTTTGTATTTCCAGCTGGCCAAGCCCAAAGAGGAGAAGCTTGACTGGGACACCAAACTGTTCTCCCAGCAGGCTCAGCTTTCACAGCCCAGGCCCCAACACCCAGAGCTGTTACACCCAGACCATCCTCTGCAGGACCTTATTCCACTCCCCAACCTGA
- the LOC120025726 gene encoding ankyrin repeat and LEM domain-containing protein 2-like isoform X3 codes for MACSSDSNMEEVMSRLQTLNPDQLRQEIIRAGLKCGPLTNTTRAIFERKLARSLLERQGGDGGVSGGGSSSNAESNRPLTDTVEADHTLELKSPAEECKETEELNEPESPLVYYGVCPHWEESVVTDDKVHVYVDRKKALRAMMTMKESRFKSFSTREEAEKFSKGINEHNPAVASTTAPDGPQGVLQPVVHTGSPTASGTSPVNLERANEFRSPRTQDLTAKLRKAVEKGDKEAFSKLVWANPRYLIGSGDNPTIVHEGCHYNVLHVAAKENQSGMVQLLLDILESPDFMRLMYPDDQEAMLHQRIRYLVDLYLNTPDKASNETPLHFACKFGCPDVVNVLCSHPATDKHRQNKYNQKPSTVICERKNKTPDIKKKIKEYLEERCYVPLLRDTDNSFQPVIGLPWSPSPLEVDFHSLGSGVAGSPIDPVMTVRAYVGPLSPSKADEFHRLWRTPPRDRAEYFHRILKSDPDRGAERVGREIAHGMGHPWAEYWDFLQSFTDLSTEEGLKRLEEYLDRKDRSELPREEYGRTEETGGGFKTSTPSKEEQKNHQSNALSNHILNDKNSAPVENSSQSPVCNLLPEFEKASLKVASGTVEDPEKACLAPSVPWREGLDLGDGSFWRTWERSQGKRQAEELSNPSSEEYLTADEGSDSEGPDGPRDGGNRRRDSGSSSASYKSTEGDTAKDTILMTVTPTRRRQELFMDGEFPTKLDSEVLSAMNNMEIDLERYPCITKWKNTILAYPSSQRLSWPSPKRRSLTGTPNCSPSRLSFHSPGPNTQSCYTQTILCRTLFHSPT; via the exons ATGGCGTGTA GTAGTGACAGCAATATGGAGGAAGTAATGAGCAGGCTGCAGACCCTGAACCCAGATCAGCTACGACAGGAGATTATCAGGGCAGGGCTGAAGTGTGGCCCCCTTACCAACACTACAAGAGCCATCTTTGAGAGGAAGCTGGCCAGATCCCTCctggagaggcagggaggggatggaggggtgtCTGGTGGAGGTAGCTCTTCCAATGCAGAGTCTAATAGACCCTTAACAGATACAGTAGAAGCAGACCACACCCTGGAACTCAAATCACCAGCAGAGGAGTGCAAAGAGACAGAGGAATTGAATGAACCAGAATCTCCCCTTGTTTACTATGGTGTATGTCCTCATTGGGAGGAGTCAGTGGTCACTGATG ACAAAGTCCATGTATATGTGGACAGGAAGAAAGCTTTGAGAGCCATGATGACAATGAAAGAGTCCAGGTTTAAGTCCTTCTCAACACGAGAGGAAGCTGAGAAATTCTCAAAAGGCATCAATGAACATAACCCAGCTGTAGCCAGCACAACTGCACCAGACGGGCCCCAGGGAGTGCTGCAACCTGTAGTCCACACAG GAAGCCCTACCGCATCAGGGACTTCACCTGTGAACCTGGAGAGGGCTAATGAATTCCGCAGCCCCCGCACCCAGGACCTGACAGCCAAGCTGAGAAAGGCAGTGGAGAAGGGGGACAAGGAAGCCTTCAGCAAACTGGTCTGGGCCAACCCACGCTACCTTATCGGATCTGGAGACAACCCCACCATCGTGCAT GAAGGATGCCATTATAACGTCCTGCATGTGGCGGCCAAAGAGAACCAGTCAGGGATGGTCCAGCTCCTCCTGGACATCCTGGAGAGCCCAGACTTCATGAGACTCATGTATCCCGATGACCAGGAGGCCATGTTACACCAACGCATCCGCTACCTCGTTGACCTGTACCTCAACACACCTGACAAAGCA AGCAATGAAACTCCTCTTCACTTTGCCTGTAAGTTTGGCTGTCCAGACGTGGTCAACGTGCTGTGTTCTCATCCGGCCACTGATAAACACAGGCAGAACAAGTACAACCAGAAGCCCTCTACT GTGATATGTGAGAGGAAAAACAAAACCCCTGACATAAAGAAGAAGATCAAGGAATATTTGGAGG AACGGTGCTATGTTCCCTTGCTGAGGGATACAGACAACAGCTTCCAGCCTGTGATTGGTTTGCCATGGTCTCCAAGCCCACTGGAGGTGGATTTTCATTCGCTGGGATCAGGAGTGGCTGGGAGTCCCATAGACCCAGTCATGACTGTGAGAGCGTATGTGGGTCCCCTTAGTCCTTCAAAG GCAGATGAGTTCCATAGACTATGGAGAACTCCACCCAGGGATCGAGCAGAGTATTTCCACCGAATTCTCAAATCCGACCCTGACAGGGGTGCAGAGCGTGTGGGGAG GGAGATTGCACATGGCATGGGGCATCCTTGGGCAGAGTACTGGGACTTCCTTCAGAGCTTCACTGAcctgtctacagaggagggactGAAGAGGCTGGAAGAGTATCTGGATAGGAAGGACCGAAGTGAGCTTCCCCGAGAAGAATatgggaggacagaggagaccgGTGGTGGATTTAAAACATCAACACCCTCCAAAG AGGAGCAGAAAAACCACCAGAGCAATGCCCTGTCTAACCACATCCTGAATGACAAGAACTCAGCACCAGTGGAGAACAGTTCCCAGTCACCTGTGTGTAACCTCCTGCCAGAGTTTGAGAAAGCCAGTCTAAAGGTAGCCTCTGGCACTGTGGAGGACCCAGAGAAGGCATGTCTGGCTCCCTCTGTACCTTGGAGAGAAGGCCTGGACCTGGGGGACGGTAGCTTCTGGAGGACTTGGGAGAGGAGTCAGGGGAAGAGGCAGGCGGAGGAGCTCTCTAACCCTAGCTCTGAGGAGTATCTGACTGCAGATGAGGGCTCAGACTCAGAGGGCCCAGATGGTCCCAGAGATGGGGGAAACAGGAGGAGAGACTCAGGATCCTCTAGCGCATCTTACAAATCAACGGAAGGAGACACCGCTAAAGACACAATTCTGATGACGGTCACCCCTACAAGACGAAGACAGGAACTGTTTATGGATGG GGAATTTCCCACCAAGTTGGACAGTGAGGTCCTGTCTGCAATGAATAACATGGAGATCGACCTTGAGAGATACCCCTGCATTACTAAGTGGAAGAACACCATTCTGGCCTATCCCTCTTCACAAAGGTTAAG CTGGCCAAGCCCAAAGAGGAGAAGCTTGACTGGGACACCAAACTGTTCTCCCAGCAGGCTCAGCTTTCACAGCCCAGGCCCCAACACCCAGAGCTGTTACACCCAGACCATCCTCTGCAGGACCTTATTCCACTCCCCAACCTGA
- the LOC120025727 gene encoding serine/threonine-protein phosphatase PGAM5, mitochondrial-like has protein sequence MSFRRLTKLVCGLAGGSAVLVAMAEPKGYPFEKTKHNESSRKWTGVGVLQAAVPQTWSPGHDHTVTTSGNGWDSNWDKRDPLALINGKKKKDKEITSEELNTEVENNKPKATRHIFLIRHSQYNLNGSVDKERVLTPLGREQAEYTGQRLAALGLKYDVMVHSTMTRATETASIISKHLPEVDKVSCDLLREGAPIEPVPPISWKPDCVYHEDGARIEAAFRRYIHRADSKQTEDSYEIIVCHANVIRYFVCRALQFPPEGWLRLGLNNGSITWITVRPSGRVGLRMMGDSGFMPPEKLTRT, from the exons ATGTCTTTCAGGAGGTTAACAAAGCTGGTGTGTGGGCTTGCTGGTGGATCAGCAGTACTTGTGGCAATGGCTGAACCGAAAGGATATCCTTTTGAAAAAACGAAACATAACGAAAGTTCAAGAAAATGGACTGGTGTAGGTGTTCTCCAAGCAGCAGTGCCCCAGACGTGGTCACCAGGCCATGACCACACTGTGACTACCAGTGGGAATGGCTGGGACAGTAACTGGGATAA GCGTGACCCCCTGGCACTCATAAATGGGAAGAAAAAGAAGGACAAAGAGATCACCAGTGAAGAACTGAATACAGAGGTGGAGAATAACAAACCCAAAGCGACTCGTCACATCTTCCTTATCCGCCACTCACAGTACAACCTGAATGGGAGTGTGGACAAGGAGAGGGTCCTAACCCCTCTAG GCAGGGAGCAGGCTGAGTACACTGGTCAGCGATTGGCTGCCCTGGGGTTGAAGTATGATGTCATGGTCCACTCCACCATGACCCGTGCCACAGAGACTGCCAGCATCATCAGCAAGCATCTTCCAG AGGTGGACAAAGTGAGCTGTGACCTGCTAAGAGAGGGTGCTCCCATTGAGCCTGTGCCACCAATCTCCTGGAAACCTGACTGTGTG TATCATGAAGATGGAGCTCGGATCGAGGCAGCCTTCCGTCGCTACATCCACCGTGCAGACAGCAAGCAGACAGAGGATAGCTACGAGATCATTGTCTGCCACGCAAATGTTATTCGCTACTTTGTGTGCAG GGCTCTGCAGTTTCCCCCAGAAGGTTGGCTGCGGCTGGGCTTGAATAACGGCAGCATCACCTGGATCACCGTCAGACCCAGTGGCAGGGTGGGACTGAGGATGATGGGCGACTCAGGCTTTATGCCTCCTGAAAAACTCACCCGTACCTGA
- the LOC120025726 gene encoding ankyrin repeat and LEM domain-containing protein 2-like isoform X1, whose amino-acid sequence MACSSDSNMEEVMSRLQTLNPDQLRQEIIRAGLKCGPLTNTTRAIFERKLARSLLERQGGDGGVSGGGSSSNAESNRPLTDTVEADHTLELKSPAEECKETEELNEPESPLVYYGVCPHWEESVVTDDKVHVYVDRKKALRAMMTMKESRFKSFSTREEAEKFSKGINEHNPAVASTTAPDGPQGVLQPVVHTGSPTASGTSPVNLERANEFRSPRTQDLTAKLRKAVEKGDKEAFSKLVWANPRYLIGSGDNPTIVHEGCHYNVLHVAAKENQSGMVQLLLDILESPDFMRLMYPDDQEAMLHQRIRYLVDLYLNTPDKASNETPLHFACKFGCPDVVNVLCSHPATDKHRQNKYNQKPSTVICERKNKTPDIKKKIKEYLEERCYVPLLRDTDNSFQPVIGLPWSPSPLEVDFHSLGSGVAGSPIDPVMTVRAYVGPLSPSKADEFHRLWRTPPRDRAEYFHRILKSDPDRGAERVGREIAHGMGHPWAEYWDFLQSFTDLSTEEGLKRLEEYLDRKDRSELPREEYGRTEETGGGFKTSTPSKEEQKNHQSNALSNHILNDKNSAPVENSSQSPVCNLLPEFEKASLKVASGTVEDPEKACLAPSVPWREGLDLGDGSFWRTWERSQGKRQAEELSNPSSEEYLTADEGSDSEGPDGPRDGGNRRRDSGSSSASYKSTEGDTAKDTILMTVTPTRRRQELFMDGEFPTKLDSEVLSAMNNMEIDLERYPCITKWKNTILAYPSSQRLRWLMLLFCISSWPSPKRRSLTGTPNCSPSRLSFHSPGPNTQSCYTQTILCRTLFHSPT is encoded by the exons ATGGCGTGTA GTAGTGACAGCAATATGGAGGAAGTAATGAGCAGGCTGCAGACCCTGAACCCAGATCAGCTACGACAGGAGATTATCAGGGCAGGGCTGAAGTGTGGCCCCCTTACCAACACTACAAGAGCCATCTTTGAGAGGAAGCTGGCCAGATCCCTCctggagaggcagggaggggatggaggggtgtCTGGTGGAGGTAGCTCTTCCAATGCAGAGTCTAATAGACCCTTAACAGATACAGTAGAAGCAGACCACACCCTGGAACTCAAATCACCAGCAGAGGAGTGCAAAGAGACAGAGGAATTGAATGAACCAGAATCTCCCCTTGTTTACTATGGTGTATGTCCTCATTGGGAGGAGTCAGTGGTCACTGATG ACAAAGTCCATGTATATGTGGACAGGAAGAAAGCTTTGAGAGCCATGATGACAATGAAAGAGTCCAGGTTTAAGTCCTTCTCAACACGAGAGGAAGCTGAGAAATTCTCAAAAGGCATCAATGAACATAACCCAGCTGTAGCCAGCACAACTGCACCAGACGGGCCCCAGGGAGTGCTGCAACCTGTAGTCCACACAG GAAGCCCTACCGCATCAGGGACTTCACCTGTGAACCTGGAGAGGGCTAATGAATTCCGCAGCCCCCGCACCCAGGACCTGACAGCCAAGCTGAGAAAGGCAGTGGAGAAGGGGGACAAGGAAGCCTTCAGCAAACTGGTCTGGGCCAACCCACGCTACCTTATCGGATCTGGAGACAACCCCACCATCGTGCAT GAAGGATGCCATTATAACGTCCTGCATGTGGCGGCCAAAGAGAACCAGTCAGGGATGGTCCAGCTCCTCCTGGACATCCTGGAGAGCCCAGACTTCATGAGACTCATGTATCCCGATGACCAGGAGGCCATGTTACACCAACGCATCCGCTACCTCGTTGACCTGTACCTCAACACACCTGACAAAGCA AGCAATGAAACTCCTCTTCACTTTGCCTGTAAGTTTGGCTGTCCAGACGTGGTCAACGTGCTGTGTTCTCATCCGGCCACTGATAAACACAGGCAGAACAAGTACAACCAGAAGCCCTCTACT GTGATATGTGAGAGGAAAAACAAAACCCCTGACATAAAGAAGAAGATCAAGGAATATTTGGAGG AACGGTGCTATGTTCCCTTGCTGAGGGATACAGACAACAGCTTCCAGCCTGTGATTGGTTTGCCATGGTCTCCAAGCCCACTGGAGGTGGATTTTCATTCGCTGGGATCAGGAGTGGCTGGGAGTCCCATAGACCCAGTCATGACTGTGAGAGCGTATGTGGGTCCCCTTAGTCCTTCAAAG GCAGATGAGTTCCATAGACTATGGAGAACTCCACCCAGGGATCGAGCAGAGTATTTCCACCGAATTCTCAAATCCGACCCTGACAGGGGTGCAGAGCGTGTGGGGAG GGAGATTGCACATGGCATGGGGCATCCTTGGGCAGAGTACTGGGACTTCCTTCAGAGCTTCACTGAcctgtctacagaggagggactGAAGAGGCTGGAAGAGTATCTGGATAGGAAGGACCGAAGTGAGCTTCCCCGAGAAGAATatgggaggacagaggagaccgGTGGTGGATTTAAAACATCAACACCCTCCAAAG AGGAGCAGAAAAACCACCAGAGCAATGCCCTGTCTAACCACATCCTGAATGACAAGAACTCAGCACCAGTGGAGAACAGTTCCCAGTCACCTGTGTGTAACCTCCTGCCAGAGTTTGAGAAAGCCAGTCTAAAGGTAGCCTCTGGCACTGTGGAGGACCCAGAGAAGGCATGTCTGGCTCCCTCTGTACCTTGGAGAGAAGGCCTGGACCTGGGGGACGGTAGCTTCTGGAGGACTTGGGAGAGGAGTCAGGGGAAGAGGCAGGCGGAGGAGCTCTCTAACCCTAGCTCTGAGGAGTATCTGACTGCAGATGAGGGCTCAGACTCAGAGGGCCCAGATGGTCCCAGAGATGGGGGAAACAGGAGGAGAGACTCAGGATCCTCTAGCGCATCTTACAAATCAACGGAAGGAGACACCGCTAAAGACACAATTCTGATGACGGTCACCCCTACAAGACGAAGACAGGAACTGTTTATGGATGG GGAATTTCCCACCAAGTTGGACAGTGAGGTCCTGTCTGCAATGAATAACATGGAGATCGACCTTGAGAGATACCCCTGCATTACTAAGTGGAAGAACACCATTCTGGCCTATCCCTCTTCACAAAGGTTAAG GTGGTTAATGCTGCTGTTTTGTATTTCCAGCTGGCCAAGCCCAAAGAGGAGAAGCTTGACTGGGACACCAAACTGTTCTCCCAGCAGGCTCAGCTTTCACAGCCCAGGCCCCAACACCCAGAGCTGTTACACCCAGACCATCCTCTGCAGGACCTTATTCCACTCCCCAACCTGA